One window of candidate division WOR-3 bacterium genomic DNA carries:
- a CDS encoding DUF2384 domain-containing protein — translation MAVKETKNKGVSADYLKKHLNSAGEKNSHPYLILLGLKACDTEPLLKNIEGGIPYSAFLKFQKNLEMNASELAELLQISVRTLQRRKIAGKLEPDESDRLVRLSRVFWKAIELFEGDFDSAKKWLSEKQVGLGNLRPIDFIKSETGAKEVENLMGRLEHGVFP, via the coding sequence ATGGCTGTAAAAGAAACTAAAAATAAAGGCGTTTCTGCCGATTATCTGAAAAAGCATCTCAACTCTGCCGGCGAAAAAAATTCCCATCCGTACTTAATACTCTTGGGGCTTAAGGCCTGTGATACAGAACCTCTTTTGAAGAACATAGAAGGTGGAATTCCGTACTCCGCTTTTTTAAAATTTCAAAAAAACCTCGAGATGAACGCAAGTGAACTGGCGGAGCTTCTTCAGATAAGCGTTCGAACGCTTCAGAGAAGAAAAATCGCCGGAAAACTCGAACCCGACGAATCCGACAGACTTGTCAGATTGTCGAGAGTTTTCTGGAAAGCCATTGAGCTTTTCGAAGGGGATTTCGACAGTGCAAAAAAATGGCTTTCCGAAAAGCAGGTTGGCCTCGGGAACCTCAGACCTATAGATTTCATAAAAAGCGAAACCGGAGCCAAGGAAGTCGAAAATCTAATGGGCAGGCTCGAACACGGCGTTTTTCCTTGA